Proteins encoded within one genomic window of Candidatus Thiodiazotropha endoloripes:
- a CDS encoding glycosyltransferase family 4 protein produces the protein MEICLLGYDNLPVLAREYNQFEIGGAQVQMTLLAKALVKRGHRVSMVVGDYGQEDGVVWQGIKTYRTYKVNEGLPLFRFVYPRWTSTWAALSRANADVYFTSCAGMQVGLLALFCNKHSKKFVYRMASDTDAEPTEVIIKHWRDKKLYEYGLNKAAHIVCQNKKQRELLKLNYDRNATLIKSLVEKPLKDYAQSERDIEILWVANIRNIKRPDLAIELARRLPHRHFNMVGGPLSGCQELYLNIEKEAGSIENIKFHGRIPYHDVGDLYDKARVFVNTSDKEGFPNTFLQSWRRGVPVVTFFDPDGLITREGLGYAVNSMDEMEKVVEKLINNDDEWLLISNRCRAYVELHHGDDVVIKPFLNVLQQVENIGSTNE, from the coding sequence ATGGAAATCTGCTTATTAGGGTATGACAATCTGCCTGTGCTAGCCCGTGAATATAATCAGTTTGAAATTGGCGGCGCACAGGTTCAGATGACACTGCTAGCTAAAGCTCTGGTTAAACGGGGACATAGAGTTAGTATGGTGGTCGGAGATTACGGTCAGGAGGATGGAGTTGTATGGCAAGGTATAAAGACCTATAGGACATATAAAGTTAATGAAGGTCTACCTTTGTTTCGTTTCGTATATCCAAGATGGACTAGTACCTGGGCAGCGTTGTCTAGGGCGAACGCAGATGTATACTTCACATCTTGCGCTGGTATGCAAGTAGGTTTACTTGCTTTATTTTGTAATAAGCACAGTAAAAAATTTGTTTACCGAATGGCGAGTGATACCGACGCTGAACCAACTGAGGTCATTATTAAACATTGGCGCGACAAAAAGCTTTACGAATATGGCCTCAATAAAGCAGCACATATCGTATGTCAAAATAAAAAACAGCGTGAATTATTAAAGTTAAATTACGATCGTAATGCGACGCTGATAAAATCTCTGGTGGAAAAGCCACTTAAGGATTATGCACAAAGTGAACGTGACATAGAGATACTCTGGGTAGCAAATATACGCAACATCAAACGTCCAGATCTTGCTATAGAGCTTGCTCGACGACTTCCGCACAGACACTTTAATATGGTAGGCGGCCCACTATCAGGGTGTCAAGAATTGTATTTAAATATTGAAAAAGAAGCTGGTTCAATAGAAAACATCAAATTTCATGGCAGAATACCGTATCATGATGTGGGAGACCTCTACGATAAGGCTCGTGTATTTGTTAATACATCAGACAAGGAGGGTTTTCCGAACACATTTCTGCAATCCTGGCGGCGTGGCGTTCCGGTTGTAACGTTTTTTGATCCGGATGGATTAATAACACGAGAAGGATTGGGTTATGCAGTTAACAGTATGGATGAAATGGAGAAAGTAGTAGAGAAACTAATTAATAATGATGACGAATGGCTTCTTATTTCAAACCGGTGCCGTGCCTATGTAGAACTTCATCATGGTGATGATGTTGTAATCAAGCCTTTTCTCAATGTGCTGCAACAAGTCGAGAATATTGGAAGTACGAATGAGTGA
- a CDS encoding glycosyltransferase encodes MSETTRVAFIVNSLRFGGAEKHTLELFNGLDPSEFQKDLIYLKREEHLLDQVDFDQGKTYCGDFDKGWDISGLLRLANRIKKSKPDVLVCVNNYPLFYGYLARWIAGTHCRIIEVFHSTGLPKKEDSKMRFVYRHFFNRCDGIVYVSQNQREYWEARGIDSDKGIVIHNGVNTEYFFSKYSSEERITIRQRYGFSFNDFIVGICAALRPEKQHEDLLEAIEKLKSDGLDVKCLIIGDGPRRTAIQQKISSLGLENDVSITGFQTDVRDFVDACDCIAIVSHQETFSIAALEAMAIGKPMVMSDIGGSAEQVSAGVNGYLFPAADTGALAEAISRLSDSEHRDKLGKMARVIVERDFGLNGMLEKYAKLFSLGRTGT; translated from the coding sequence ATGAGTGAAACTACGCGCGTAGCTTTTATCGTCAATTCTCTACGCTTCGGAGGTGCAGAAAAACATACTCTAGAGCTTTTCAATGGTCTTGATCCTTCTGAGTTTCAAAAAGACTTGATATATCTAAAAAGAGAAGAGCACCTGTTGGATCAAGTGGATTTTGATCAAGGTAAGACTTACTGTGGAGATTTTGATAAGGGGTGGGATATAAGTGGTTTGTTACGATTAGCGAACAGAATCAAAAAAAGTAAACCAGATGTACTGGTCTGTGTTAACAACTATCCCTTATTCTATGGATATCTAGCACGTTGGATAGCTGGAACCCATTGTCGAATTATCGAGGTCTTCCATAGTACAGGGTTACCTAAAAAAGAAGACTCTAAAATGCGCTTTGTATACCGGCATTTTTTTAATCGATGCGACGGTATCGTATATGTTAGCCAGAATCAACGTGAATATTGGGAAGCCCGTGGAATAGATAGTGATAAAGGGATTGTTATTCATAATGGGGTCAATACCGAATACTTTTTCTCAAAATATTCAAGCGAAGAAAGAATAACCATTCGTCAACGTTATGGCTTTAGCTTTAATGACTTCATTGTGGGTATATGTGCAGCTCTGCGTCCTGAAAAGCAGCATGAAGATCTACTGGAGGCTATCGAAAAATTGAAATCAGATGGCTTGGATGTAAAGTGTCTGATCATTGGGGACGGGCCTCGCCGAACTGCTATCCAGCAGAAGATCTCAAGCCTTGGTTTAGAGAATGATGTTTCCATTACAGGTTTCCAAACAGATGTTCGCGATTTTGTCGATGCTTGTGACTGTATTGCAATCGTGTCACACCAGGAAACTTTTTCTATAGCTGCGCTGGAGGCGATGGCGATAGGTAAACCTATGGTTATGAGTGATATTGGAGGTTCAGCAGAGCAGGTGAGTGCGGGGGTAAACGGATATCTTTTTCCGGCAGCAGATACCGGTGCACTAGCTGAAGCAATAAGCAGACTGTCTGATTCTGAGCATAGAGATAAACTTGGTAAAATGGCACGGGTGATTGTAGAGCGAGACTTCGGGCTGAATGGTATGCTTGAAAAGTACGCCAAATTGTTTAGTCTTGGCAGAACAGGGACATGA
- a CDS encoding lipopolysaccharide biosynthesis protein, with the protein MNKANPSLRGAITLGMASAIDYVLQFILPIILVRSLESVEFGQYRVLWLITNTVMAIAPLYMPQSLFYFLPRAGTQRAFYIANVIWFLVLMAFLAALVISPWNPIRPDIMHNIPGEDSLVPAFVSLWVGSMLIEWLANTEGRIDAQARIVVIFSLLRVVIVGLTAWMTNDLLAVFISMTVLAMLRCLYILLDTVRRYGIDVLKPKKQLMREQLTYAGPFGIAGMFYALRMQSDQWIAASIFSLQQFASFSISLVVLPLANLIRQAVSNAILPAMNTCHHAGDIHGAIKINRDANTLTAVLLFPILAFLFVFAEDVISLIYTDQYVAGVSPMRVYLLGLAGQALVVNNVLITLAQGGFQMRLNGFILPIAILLSFWGAHTFGLMGAALGSAVTQWASHLINIQHVSHISNIGMSHLLNWLALSQFALAAIVAGFLAYASSSVLDFGNPFSELIISGMVLCVVYAVAVLQTRSIRQLYVRLRH; encoded by the coding sequence ATGAATAAAGCCAACCCAAGCTTACGCGGGGCAATAACGCTTGGTATGGCAAGCGCAATTGACTATGTATTGCAATTCATCTTACCGATTATATTGGTCAGGAGTCTAGAGTCAGTTGAGTTTGGTCAATACCGTGTTCTCTGGTTAATTACGAATACAGTAATGGCAATTGCGCCATTATATATGCCTCAAAGCCTCTTCTATTTTCTGCCGAGAGCAGGAACACAGCGGGCATTTTATATTGCGAATGTGATTTGGTTTTTAGTGCTAATGGCTTTTCTAGCAGCACTAGTCATTAGTCCTTGGAATCCTATTAGGCCCGACATAATGCATAATATTCCAGGAGAAGATTCTCTTGTACCTGCGTTCGTCTCTCTTTGGGTGGGTAGTATGCTAATTGAGTGGTTGGCAAATACTGAAGGACGCATAGATGCTCAAGCTCGAATTGTGGTCATATTCTCTCTATTGCGAGTCGTAATAGTGGGTTTGACTGCCTGGATGACAAATGACCTCCTTGCTGTGTTTATATCGATGACTGTGCTCGCTATGTTGCGTTGTCTTTATATTCTGCTGGATACAGTGAGAAGATATGGTATAGATGTTTTAAAACCAAAGAAACAGCTAATGCGTGAACAACTTACATATGCTGGACCATTTGGGATTGCCGGCATGTTCTATGCACTTCGCATGCAGTCAGATCAATGGATTGCAGCAAGCATATTCAGCTTGCAGCAGTTTGCATCTTTTTCAATCTCTCTGGTTGTTTTGCCTCTAGCTAATCTCATTCGCCAAGCCGTTTCAAATGCTATTTTGCCGGCTATGAATACATGTCATCATGCCGGCGATATCCACGGTGCTATTAAAATCAACCGGGATGCAAACACTCTGACAGCAGTTTTGTTGTTTCCGATACTAGCCTTTTTGTTTGTATTCGCAGAAGATGTTATCAGCCTGATTTATACCGACCAATATGTAGCCGGTGTATCTCCAATGCGTGTATATTTACTGGGATTGGCAGGGCAAGCATTGGTGGTCAATAATGTATTGATTACTCTTGCTCAAGGTGGATTTCAGATGCGCCTTAACGGTTTTATTCTACCTATTGCAATATTGCTCAGTTTTTGGGGTGCACATACATTTGGCTTGATGGGTGCGGCGCTAGGCAGCGCAGTCACTCAATGGGCTAGTCATCTGATAAATATTCAGCATGTAAGTCATATAAGTAATATAGGTATGTCGCATTTGCTTAATTGGCTTGCATTGTCACAGTTTGCTTTAGCAGCTATCGTAGCCGGGTTTCTGGCCTATGCATCATCTTCGGTACTTGATTTTGGTAATCCGTTCTCGGAACTGATCATAAGCGGTATGGTTTTATGTGTAGTGTATGCTGTTGCCGTACTTCAAACGCGCTCAATACGCCAATTATATGTGCGTCTTAGGCACTAA
- a CDS encoding putative glycoside hydrolase — MSIGNKQYQNSSYQKELAKYDIVVLGFYRNWSGQPKTMRDVVQRLKELNPDILVGQYGVMNELRDVPGDLAKDDIRRKVKESGWWLKNKAGQRVQWTTKHNAWEVNFLQLAKSDSEGKYYPQWLAERDYRIYHQSVPEFDFWYTDNVMQRPRVEADWDGDGIDDAPDSSYILDSWRSGYVAWWSHIRDLTPDMMIMGNADSDLSQSEFTGQLEGAFLEALMGKRWSLETYKGWDFMMERYRTVNTNLREPRIIGFNVWGDPKDYRFMRYALTSCLLGNAYFSFTDEKSGYSSVPWFDEYDVNLGGAYSPPPDKPWQNGVWRRDFENGVVLVNPNNKKAKVALGQGLSRFLGKQAPNWNNGMQIESIVLPAKDGAILVRR, encoded by the coding sequence ATGAGTATTGGAAATAAGCAATACCAAAATTCTTCCTACCAGAAAGAGCTTGCGAAATACGACATTGTTGTTCTAGGTTTCTATAGAAACTGGAGTGGTCAACCAAAAACGATGCGGGACGTGGTACAGCGACTTAAAGAGCTGAATCCTGACATATTGGTCGGTCAATATGGGGTGATGAATGAACTGCGAGATGTTCCAGGGGATCTAGCGAAGGATGATATACGAAGAAAAGTAAAAGAGTCAGGCTGGTGGCTAAAAAATAAAGCTGGACAGCGTGTTCAGTGGACGACAAAGCATAATGCTTGGGAAGTGAATTTCTTGCAACTTGCCAAGTCGGATTCGGAGGGGAAGTACTATCCACAATGGTTGGCGGAGAGAGATTATCGAATCTATCACCAGTCAGTACCTGAATTTGATTTTTGGTACACAGATAACGTTATGCAACGTCCCCGTGTGGAAGCGGATTGGGATGGTGACGGTATCGATGATGCCCCGGATTCATCATATATTCTTGATTCATGGAGGAGTGGATATGTAGCTTGGTGGAGTCATATTCGTGATTTAACACCAGACATGATGATCATGGGTAATGCGGACAGCGATCTATCACAATCTGAGTTTACTGGGCAGCTAGAAGGCGCCTTTCTGGAAGCATTGATGGGAAAGAGATGGTCTCTCGAAACTTACAAAGGATGGGACTTTATGATGGAGAGGTATCGCACGGTTAATACTAACCTTAGGGAACCTCGCATTATTGGATTTAATGTCTGGGGTGATCCTAAAGACTATCGTTTTATGAGATATGCATTGACATCCTGCCTATTAGGCAACGCCTATTTCTCGTTTACAGATGAAAAAAGTGGATACAGCAGTGTTCCGTGGTTTGATGAGTATGATGTTAATCTTGGAGGTGCTTATTCTCCTCCTCCAGATAAGCCTTGGCAAAATGGAGTGTGGCGTCGAGATTTCGAAAATGGTGTGGTTTTAGTTAACCCTAACAATAAAAAAGCCAAAGTTGCTTTAGGTCAAGGTTTATCGCGGTTCTTAGGTAAACAAGCGCCTAACTGGAATAATGGAATGCAAATTGAATCCATAGTATTACCTGCCAAAGACGGTGCCATACTCGTACGAAGATGA
- a CDS encoding glycosyltransferase family 4 protein: protein MSKNIGNAGDSNRQKKIVIISTSARGGMKAVTDAYNSSDFYSPDHTVFIPAHTEGGVFIRSWIALRALIQLIWMLSLNRVELAHMHMATKGSFWRKGIFVLICKLYNIPTVIHLHGGRFAVFYNGSAKWVRNLIRYVFDQASSIIVLSHYWYNFVTPLTNTPVSVINNFVHDNFDDDIIKTKRRPRYILFLGQFGANKGIYDLLSVFSDIAPKYPETKLICCGNGEIDKVRSIVNELDVSDSIDVPGWIGGVDKIEIMHRCSVFVLPSYNEALPMSIIEAMSFSMAVISTRVGGIPELIDETNGFLIDPGSHEELRDKLIEVFEMDSQAVESMGEASRGKYLRSFTPESCLSEMRSLYLSLGVAP, encoded by the coding sequence ATGAGTAAAAATATTGGTAATGCAGGTGATTCTAATCGCCAAAAAAAAATAGTTATTATCAGCACCTCAGCTCGTGGAGGTATGAAAGCAGTTACTGATGCCTATAATTCATCTGATTTTTATTCTCCAGATCACACTGTCTTTATCCCTGCTCATACAGAAGGGGGAGTGTTTATTCGGTCATGGATAGCATTACGAGCTTTAATTCAGTTGATATGGATGCTATCGCTGAACAGAGTTGAGCTCGCTCACATGCATATGGCCACCAAAGGTAGTTTTTGGCGGAAAGGCATATTTGTTCTTATTTGTAAATTATATAATATACCTACAGTCATTCACCTTCACGGAGGACGATTTGCAGTGTTTTACAATGGCTCTGCAAAGTGGGTTAGAAATTTAATCAGGTATGTTTTTGATCAAGCTAGTTCAATAATTGTCTTGTCACATTATTGGTATAATTTTGTTACACCGTTAACGAATACTCCTGTATCAGTTATCAATAACTTTGTTCATGACAATTTCGATGACGATATTATCAAAACTAAACGGCGTCCAAGATATATTCTTTTTTTAGGCCAGTTTGGTGCTAACAAAGGTATATACGATCTACTGTCTGTGTTCTCAGATATAGCTCCAAAATATCCAGAAACAAAGCTTATATGCTGTGGAAATGGAGAAATTGATAAAGTGCGATCAATAGTGAATGAGCTAGATGTATCAGATTCTATAGATGTACCGGGTTGGATTGGCGGTGTTGATAAAATAGAGATTATGCATCGCTGTAGTGTATTTGTTTTACCTTCTTATAACGAAGCGCTTCCTATGTCTATCATTGAGGCAATGTCATTTTCTATGGCAGTAATCTCTACTCGAGTAGGAGGGATTCCTGAATTGATAGATGAAACTAATGGTTTTCTAATAGATCCTGGTAGCCATGAAGAATTGCGAGACAAGCTTATTGAGGTGTTTGAAATGGATAGCCAGGCTGTTGAGAGTATGGGTGAGGCCTCGCGTGGAAAATATCTAAGAAGTTTTACTCCTGAGTCATGTTTATCAGAGATGCGTTCCCTTTATCTTTCTCTTGGAGTAGCCCCATGA
- a CDS encoding glycosyl transferase, whose product MKQKKLLAVASAGGHWVQLLRMRPAFEFLSLHWISTSPGVASQVDHEEFTSVRDANMWDKPGLVLMAIQIAWRVLLYRPDIVVTTGAAPGYFAIVFARLLGAKTIWIDSIANAEEMSLAGKKARRWATHWITQWPELSGDDGPTYIGSVL is encoded by the coding sequence ATGAAACAAAAAAAGTTACTAGCTGTAGCGTCGGCGGGTGGCCATTGGGTACAACTGCTTCGTATGCGCCCGGCTTTCGAGTTTCTAAGTTTGCACTGGATAAGTACTTCACCAGGAGTTGCTTCTCAGGTTGACCATGAAGAGTTTACTTCAGTGCGTGATGCAAATATGTGGGATAAGCCTGGGTTAGTATTAATGGCTATTCAAATTGCATGGCGGGTACTTTTGTACCGACCAGATATTGTGGTGACGACTGGGGCAGCACCGGGGTATTTTGCTATTGTATTTGCAAGGCTATTGGGTGCAAAAACAATTTGGATTGATAGTATAGCGAATGCAGAAGAGATGTCATTGGCAGGTAAGAAGGCAAGAAGGTGGGCAACTCACTGGATAACACAATGGCCGGAGCTTTCAGGAGATGATGGGCCGACCTATATAGGTTCGGTGCTGTGA
- a CDS encoding glycosyltransferase translates to MIFVTVGTQLAFDRMVCAVDRWVNAKDTQIVAQVGPTEVRFSNIKYKSFLEQEQLDYILKNTELVVAHAGMGSILSSLSLGKPIIIMPRKASLGEHRNEHQMATAKRFQNRPGVYVAWDEQQLVVLLNRWSIERFDNVDEISNTAPTEFIANLKRLIGNTQ, encoded by the coding sequence GTGATTTTTGTTACTGTAGGAACACAGCTTGCTTTTGATCGTATGGTTTGCGCTGTAGATCGTTGGGTGAATGCAAAAGATACTCAGATTGTCGCACAAGTCGGGCCAACAGAGGTTCGTTTCTCTAACATCAAGTACAAGTCATTTCTGGAGCAGGAACAATTAGATTATATTTTAAAAAATACTGAACTGGTTGTCGCACATGCAGGGATGGGATCAATACTCAGCTCGTTATCTCTAGGAAAGCCTATTATCATCATGCCCCGTAAAGCTAGCTTAGGTGAGCACCGAAACGAACATCAGATGGCAACTGCTAAGCGTTTCCAAAATCGGCCTGGTGTATATGTAGCATGGGATGAACAACAGCTCGTTGTGCTTTTGAATCGGTGGAGTATAGAAAGGTTTGATAATGTGGACGAAATATCCAATACTGCCCCTACTGAATTTATTGCTAACCTAAAACGATTAATTGGAAATACCCAGTAA
- the xrtD gene encoding VPLPA-CTERM-specific exosortase XrtD, which yields MATTSNLVGWRNSPQLWGLLGLSSILLVYGFWNGIIDMLGRWASKEEYGYAYFLPFITAYLIWQRRYLLVEAKFRPSWLGVAGIIFAASLYFIGEIATTFTLVQYALVMIVIGMAYAVLGWHAFKIVAGPLFLLFFIVPLPPFIYNSLSGKLQLISSQLGVEVIRWFGISVFLEGNVIDLGDYKLQVVEACNGLRYLFPLVSLAFLAAYLYRVEYWKRVVVFLSSIPITVLMNSFRIGVIGVLVDNWGQEQADGFLHYFEGWIVFMSCLGILLIEMVLLAKIGSPERRLRDVFGLEIPKPIPEGLNYRVRTVNSVHYATLFSISLIAVGSLYVKSQQQILPDRQDFSSFPARIGSWLGDEDILEERYLKSLRLDDYIIGDYTNSSYGPINLYVAYYASQQAGSAAHSPRSCIPGGGWEIDSVTEVKLPELQVNGVSLKVNRLVIMRGESKKLVYYWFQQRGRVITNEWLVKWYLFLDSLTRHRTDGALIRLTTTISDGEEWADGDIRLTEFAGQVVPVLDNYIPN from the coding sequence ATGGCAACAACAAGTAATCTTGTAGGATGGCGAAATTCCCCTCAGCTATGGGGATTGCTAGGTCTTTCATCTATTTTGCTGGTCTATGGTTTTTGGAATGGCATTATTGACATGCTTGGAAGATGGGCTAGCAAAGAAGAGTATGGCTACGCCTATTTTCTGCCATTTATTACTGCGTATTTGATTTGGCAGAGACGTTATCTCTTAGTAGAAGCAAAATTCAGACCTTCATGGCTTGGCGTGGCAGGCATTATATTTGCCGCTTCTCTCTATTTTATCGGTGAAATTGCTACCACTTTTACTTTGGTACAGTATGCCTTGGTTATGATTGTCATCGGTATGGCTTACGCAGTTCTGGGATGGCATGCATTTAAGATAGTCGCCGGTCCTCTGTTTTTGCTTTTTTTTATCGTTCCACTACCACCATTTATTTACAATAGTCTGTCGGGAAAACTACAGCTCATATCTTCACAGTTGGGTGTTGAAGTTATACGCTGGTTTGGTATCAGTGTATTCCTTGAAGGTAATGTAATAGATTTAGGCGATTACAAACTTCAGGTTGTCGAAGCTTGTAACGGATTACGTTACCTTTTTCCGCTAGTCAGTTTAGCGTTTCTCGCCGCTTATCTCTATCGTGTTGAGTACTGGAAGCGTGTAGTCGTTTTCTTATCAAGTATTCCGATAACTGTTTTGATGAACAGTTTTCGTATCGGGGTCATCGGTGTTCTGGTTGATAATTGGGGGCAGGAGCAGGCAGATGGCTTTTTGCACTACTTCGAGGGATGGATAGTGTTTATGTCCTGCCTAGGCATTCTGTTGATCGAAATGGTACTGCTAGCAAAAATTGGGTCACCTGAGCGCAGACTAAGAGATGTTTTCGGCTTGGAAATTCCCAAACCGATACCGGAGGGGCTGAACTACCGGGTGAGAACTGTCAATTCTGTGCACTACGCCACTCTTTTCTCCATATCCTTAATCGCAGTCGGATCACTCTACGTTAAGAGCCAGCAGCAAATTCTGCCAGATCGGCAGGACTTTAGTAGTTTTCCCGCTAGGATCGGAAGCTGGCTTGGGGATGAGGATATACTGGAAGAGAGATATCTTAAGTCTTTGAGATTAGACGATTATATAATTGGTGACTATACAAACTCGTCATACGGCCCTATTAATTTGTATGTGGCATACTATGCGTCACAGCAGGCTGGTTCAGCAGCGCATAGTCCCCGTTCCTGTATACCTGGTGGAGGGTGGGAGATCGATAGTGTTACAGAAGTTAAATTGCCAGAGTTACAGGTAAATGGAGTATCCCTCAAAGTCAATCGCCTTGTCATTATGCGCGGCGAATCAAAGAAGTTGGTCTACTACTGGTTTCAGCAACGTGGACGTGTGATTACTAATGAATGGCTGGTAAAATGGTATCTTTTTCTGGATAGTCTCACCAGGCATCGTACTGATGGTGCACTTATCAGGTTGACAACGACGATTAGTGACGGAGAAGAGTGGGCTGATGGTGACATTCGCTTGACTGAATTTGCAGGGCAGGTTGTGCCTGTATTGGATAATTATATTCCAAACTGA